One Lucilia cuprina isolate Lc7/37 chromosome 4, ASM2204524v1, whole genome shotgun sequence DNA segment encodes these proteins:
- the LOC111677058 gene encoding uncharacterized protein LOC111677058: MEKVITNVDVLYEIFQYLNLEELLKLTQVCRQFRIVIVDFIWKNKYKNLEVCKMSQHFGMLLTNNTANNNNNNRNNEVGYECVKEDKTILNRKDIDTFLQLIVDNIKTLVLYTPTINYKSLNDDNDVMKCSSLIFSPTEFGVTFDYRHRFINLTAISFQHVIICEKDLRLLNRYCSKLQKICLDNCFNSNEKTLVMGEDIKINTLQNMSELKILEITVSDTIDKELTYDLNKILNKLNMLQLVIQIRNFTINEEDDNGVATRQVLGGLTNPCEELTIGYFRSQRIFRKFNNLIFNNFKCLKKLVLESWSLISINEDFFKKLQKTCSQLEYLKLQNFEIASFATISTLNTFVLENCSGLIWRDLMAILSNMKLITFSITDTEYIGIFEYFKVTTTLENVLVNNCQRNHLKKLFEINNGVNLRNLSTLIWHDNFAQMPIYVATSCLKLRTLITEPSSLLINNLYSLSSLEKLTLRVGRKIKFSKILIILKHPNLRHFTLTKLGSNGYDEYDDYLIDYDIYDQELMEFEDKRINLTFLNISLNSYFKIVQDFWFNLLQNNSKLIIMIRYNRLLHNDHTFLKFIINHRKFPKRLKSIKICGYRIEIREFKENFETAIEKIKTFSNLYKDKEDKGYILL, encoded by the exons atggaaaaagtaatAACAAACGTGGAtgttttatacgaaattttccAATATCTTAACTTGGAGGAATTGTTAAAGTTGACACAAGTCTGTAGACAGTTTCGTATAGTGATTGttgattttatatggaaaaacaaatataaaaatctagAAGTGTGTAAAATGTCTCAACACTTCGGAATGTTGCTGACAAATAATACagcgaataataataataataatagaaacaatGAAGTTGGCTATGAGTGTGTTAAAGAGGATAAAACCATATTGAATCGAAAAGATATTGATACATTTCTACAATTAATAGttgataatataaaaacattagttttatatacaCCAACGATAAACTATAAAAGTCTCAACGATGACAATGATGTGATGAAATGCAGCTCTCTTATTTTTAGTCCCACAGAATTCGGAGTAACATTTGATTATCGTCATAGATTTATAAATCTTACTGCAATAAGTTTTCAACATGTTATAATCTGCGAAAAAGATTTAAGACTTTTAAATAGATATTGCAGTAAATTGCAGAAAATCTGTTTAGATAACTGCTTTAATAGCAACGAAAAGACCTTGGTGATGGGAGaagatataaaaattaacactcTACAAAATATGAGTGAATTGAAAATTCTTGAAATTACAGTTTCTGATACTATAGATAAAGAATTAACTTatgatttgaataaaatattaaataaattaaatatgctGCAGTTAGTAatacaaataagaaattttactataaatgaGGAAGATGATAATGGTGTAGCTACTAGGCAGGTTTTAGGAGGTCTAACAAATCCTTGTGAAGAACTGACTATAGGCTATTTTCGATCTCaacgtatttttagaaaattcaacaatttaatttttaataattttaaatgtcttAAAAAACTGGTCCTAGAATCATGGTCGTTGATCTCAATTAATGaagatttctttaagaaattgcaaaaaacttgTAGTcaattagaatatttaaaattacaaaattttgaaatcgcTAGTTTTGCTACTATTTCTactttaaatacatttgttttggAGAATTGTTCGGGTTTAATTTGGCGCGATTTAATGGCAATTTTAAGTAATATGAAACTAATAACATTTTCCATTACCGACACAGAATATATAGGAATATTTGAGTATTTTAAAGTAACAACAACTTTGGAAAATGTACTTGTTAACAATTGTCAACGAAATCATCTAAAGAAActgtttgaaataaataatggaGTGAATTTAAGAAATCTATCAACACTTATCTGGCATGATAATTTTGCTCAGATGCCTATTTATGTGGCTACAAGTTGTCTTAAACTTAGAACGTTAATTACTGAACCCTCCTCATTattgattaataatttatatagtcTCAGCTCTTTGGAGAAACTAACGCTGAGAGTTggcagaaaaataaaattctctaaaattttgattatctTAAAACATCCCAATTTAAGACATTTTACACTTACAAAACTAGGTTCTAATGGCTATGATGAATACGATGATTACTTAATTGATTATGATATTTATGATCAAGAGTTAATGGAATTTGAAgataaaagaattaatttaacatttttgaatatttccttaaatagttattttaaaattgtacaagATTTTTGGTTTAATCTGCTGCAAAATAATTCCAAACTAATAATTATGATACGTTATAATAGATTACTGCATAATGAtcatacatttttgaaatttattataaatcatCGAAAATTTCCAAAACGTTTGAAATCCATAAAAATTTGTGGCTACAGAATtg aaaTCAGAGAATTTAAGGAGAATTTTGAGACTGCTATTGAAAagattaaaacattttccaatttatataaagataaaGAAGATAAaggttatattttattataa
- the LOC111683327 gene encoding stAR-related lipid transfer protein 13 isoform X2: MQRRMSITIREYKFFRSFSQKFENWPKRKAEAIWRKMRERKIAEIEAVEACKWLRAAGFPQYAQMYEDHQFPIDLTNVAKDHTNLENDQLQSLYRRLCILNRCANMRVDQSHKTQTPQKEDSDDENFALSENWTFQPHIRRWSRIGEMGLEIPPAAKLQASEKTESSSKESSPDRFEDDSYDVSGAGLTLALPGTYTDDSADPALNDSTDPNSSPLRRTGSERLKDGAKAILRRVESIKSRRRKRQGIVLSGQALDLSQLGQRTSMRKPDAVYSTPPSPSAVSPMHGFNKAPIFGNELKVPSQSDNFLSPNRNSPKRTPTTPRSMRASPLHFFTNTMPYLKEGKSDDSSSYYSDSQESSSTTNKLALRKTPCKTRRFLQRTGKVDDIGAHSDSECHQGRKLLIKDANSNTTEVKIKKLSRGGSLNLGRDGKKRDGFRSASFRSRSTTRKEPKPEEPSESVKRTPVVRWHSFQLEERPHMIFRKCFQQKNDPHSNEHGILFAAMSAGQLQMIRKLALVTLTGYMERYCPTHRSGWNWELPKFIKKIKMPDYKDKKVFGVPLLLILQRSGQTLPIAVRAAFRWLQLNALDQIGLFRKSGVKSRILKLKELIEYSESTAECMDVFDTQQAYDVADMLKQYFRDLPESLLTTKMSETFAAIFQHLPPEVRLDAVQSAVLLLPDENREILYALLEFLTLVAANSQYNQMTANNLAVCLAPSLFHSSISTGSNSVTASPRRKGKGTGVPDAKELFEAKASHECLSFMIEHYKQIYTAPKEKLGKCKFGYMEESKPLPLEALGEGMQFHNWRGYLYESTSATIKEGREKSRGWITITSLADPSVEIAYKKVGDGHPLRLWRCITEIEGPPKDVLDYIIRQRASWDPNLLQSQTIKKFDDCTEIFQYAIDGQQCTDFCVLRSWRTDLPRGACVIVETSIDHAKAKPMFNAVRGVVLASRYLIEPCGSGRSRVMHLARVDVKGKTPEWYNKSYGHISSHYLTRIRLAFKNVAEGPESKV; encoded by the exons GCGGAAGCAATATGGCGTAAAATGCGTGAAAGAAAAATTGCAG aaattgaAGCCGTTGAAGCGTGTAAATGGCTTAGAGCTGCAGGCTTTCCACAGTATGCACAAATGTATGAAG atCATCAATTCCCTATTGACCTTACAAATGTTGCCAAAGATCATACCAATTTGGAAAATGATCAATTACAATCCCTATACAGACGTTTGTGTATATTAAATCGTTGTGCCAACATGCGCGTAGATCAATCTCATAAAACTCAAACGCCCcag AAAGAGGATTCAGATGatgaaaattttgctttaagcGAAAACTGGACATTCCAACCACATATACGACGCTGGTCGCGTATTGGTGAAATGGGTCTCGAAATACCACCTGCCGCCAAATTACAAGCCTCCGAAAAAACCGAATCATCTTCCAAAGAATCTAGTCCCGATCGTTTTGAGGACGATTCATATGATGTATCGGGAGCTGGTCTCACTTTAGCCCTACCCGGCACATATACGGATGATTCTGCCGATCCTGCTTTAAATGATAGCACAGATCCAAATTCAAGTCCTTTGAGAAGGACGGGTAGCGAGAGATTAAAGGATGGTGCTAAAGCCATTTTACGTAGAGTAGAATCGATAAAATCGAGAAGACGAAAAAGGCAGGGTATAGTATTGAGTGGTCAAGCCTTAGATCTCTCACAGCTGGGACAGAGAACAAGTATGCGTAAACCAGATGCTGTATATTCCACACCACCCTCACCGTCAGCGGTTAGTCCCATGCATGGTTTCAATAAGGCTCCCATATTTGGTAATGAACTAAAGGTGCCGTCTCAGAGTGACAATTTCTTAAGTCCTAATCGGAACAGCCCCAAGAGAACACCCACCACTCCTAGATCAATGAGAGCAAGTCCACTGCATTTCTTTACCAACACTATGCCCTATTTGAAGGAAGGCAAATCGGATGATTCCTCTTCGTACTATAGCGATAGTCAAGAATCTTCCTCCACCACCAATAAGTTGGCTTTACGTAAAACACCTTGTAAGACGCGCAGATTTTTACAGCGCACGGGAAAAGTAGACGATATAGGAGCCCACTCCGACTCCGAGTGTCATCAGGGTAGAAAACTACTTATAAAAGATGCAAATTCTAATACAACCGaagttaaaattaagaaattatcgCGCGGAGGTTCATTGAATTTGGGCAGAGATGGTAAAAAACGTGATGGTTTTCGTTCGGCCAGTTTTAGATCTAGGTCAACAACAAGAAAAGAGCCAAAACCAGAAGAACCCAGTGAAAGTGTTAAGAG AACCCCCGTTGTTAGATGGCACAGTTTTCAATTGGAAGAACGACCACACATGATATTCCGTAAGTGTTTTCAACAAAAGAATGATCCACATTCCAATGAGCATGGTATACTGTTCGCTGCCATGTCAGCGGGTCAATTACAAATGATACGCAAACTTGCCCTGGTTACTCTAACCGGCTATATGGAACGCTATTGTCCCACACACCGTTCTGGCTGGAACTGGGAACTGCCGAAATTTATCAAGAAAATCAAAATGCCCGATTATAAGGATAAGAAAGTATTTGGTGTACCTTTACTGCTAATCTTACAACGTTCGGGTCAAACATTACCCATTGCGGTGAGAGCTGCCTTCCGCTGGTTACAGTTAAATGCTTTAGATCAAATTGGTCTCTTCCGTAAGAGTGGTGTTAAATcgagaattttaaaattgaaagaaCTAATTGAATACTCAGAATCTACCGCAGAATGCATGGATGTGTTCGATACACAACAAGCATATGATGTGGCCGATATGTTGAAACAGTATTTTAGAGATTTACCCGAATCGTTGTTGACCACCAAAATGTCGGAAACTTTTGCGGCCATATTTCAAC aTTTACCTCCCGAAGTCCGTTTGGATGCTGTACAATCTGCCGTCCTTTTGTTGCCCGATGAAAATCGTGAAATTCTATATGccttattagaatttttaacattaGTCGCTGCCAATTCCCAATACAATCAAATGACTGCCAATAATCTAGCAGTCTGTTTGGCTCCTTCCCTATTCCATAGCAGTATATCAACGGGTAGTAACTCAGTTACTGCCTCTCCACGACGCAAAGGCAAAGGTACAGGGGTACCCGATGCTAAGGAACTATTTGAAGCCAAAGCTTCCCATGAGTGTCTGTCCTTTATGATAGAACACTATAAGCAAATCTATACAGCGCCCAAAGAAAAGCTAGGCAAGTGTAAATTTGGTTACATGGAAGAATCTAAACCTTTGCCTTTAGAGGCCTTAGGAGAAGGTATGCAATTTCATAACTGGCGGGGTTATTTATATGAAAGTACCAGTGCCACTATTAAAGAGGGTAGAGAAAA ATCGCGTGGATGGATTACTATAACCTCGTTGGCAGATCCCAGTGTTGAAATTGCCTATAAAAAAGTAGGTGATGGTCATCCCTTACGTTTGTGGCGTTGTATAACCGAAATCGAGGGTCCACCCAAAGATGTTTTAGATTATATTATACGTCAACGTGCCTCCTGGGATCCTAATCTATTACAAAGTCAAACCATTAAGAAATTTGATGATTGTACGGAAATTTTCCAATATGCCATCGATGGTCAACAGTGTAcagatttttgtgttttaag atcCTGGCGCACTGATTTACCTAGAGGTGCTTGTGTTATTGTTGAAACCTCTATAGATCATGCCAAGGCAAAGCCAATGTTTAATGCTGTACGAGGTGTGGTATTGGCCTCACGTTATCTCATTGAACCCTGTGGTAGTGGTAGATCAAGGGTTATGCATTTAGCAAGAGTTGATGTCaa GGGTAAAACTCCAGAATGGTATAATAAAAGTTATGGTCATATATCATCACATTACTTAACCAGAATAAGATtggcttttaaaaatgttgccgAAGGACCAGAAAGTAAAGTCtaa